A section of the Melopsittacus undulatus isolate bMelUnd1 chromosome 3, bMelUnd1.mat.Z, whole genome shotgun sequence genome encodes:
- the PNOC gene encoding prepronociceptin, producing the protein MRAVLWDLLLLCLFARARGDCRGDCLHCDRHLYRDSFDVLICILECEGEAVPRATWELCAAAAGRPAPRPRDLQDAGDPWHDAVAAVPVSPLQVSELLQRREAEDEGVEEEPGAFLQPPEDISRRLGSFPRGTRGSWPAPMARGVQKRYGGFIGVRKSARKWNNQKRFSEFLKQYLGMSPRSSEYDIAGGISEHNEI; encoded by the exons ATGAGGGCTGTGCTCTgggacctgctgctgctctgcctcttcGCCCGGGCACGGGGTGACTGCCGGGGGGACTGCCTGCACTGCGACCGCCACCTCTACCGGGACAGCTTCGACGTCCTC ATCTGCATCCTGGAGTGTGAAGGCGAAGCTGTGCCACGGGCCACTTgggagctgtgtgctgctgccgCTGGCCGACCTGCCCCGCGGCCCCGCGACCTCCAGGACGCTGGCGATCCCTGGCACGATGCGGTGGCAGCGGTGCCGGTGAGCCCGCTGCAGGTGAGCGAGCTGCTGCAGCGACGGGAGGCCGAAGATGAAGGTGTCGAAGAGGAGCCGGGAGCCTTCCTGCAGCCACCCGAGGACATTTCCCGACGACTCGGCAGTTTCCCACGTGGGACACGTGGCTCGTGGCCGGCACCGATGGCCAGGGGGGTGCAGAAGCGGTACGGGGGCTTCATCGGGGTCCGCAAGTCGGCGAGGAAGTGGAACAACCAGAAGAGGTTTAGCGAGTTCCTGAAGCAGTACCTGGGCATGTCACCCCGCTCCAGTGAGTACGACATTGCCGGCGGCATCAGCGAGCACAACGAGATCTAA